Proteins co-encoded in one Kiritimatiellia bacterium genomic window:
- a CDS encoding DUF5110 domain-containing protein → MSIYIRFPTKAACIILPLLALSGRAAIQTNGPVSSVQVLTNAASGNRSFLFHLSPTGAVEVAPHAPDVVRVRFHWDSLWDKEEVGIAKPFSNWPSFGIGFSDNGSTQFVFTTTQVRVEIEKTPAFNIRFKDPSGYELLRARRMEYDWDYQPASDSSYEMVNWGSVSVSNLPNGFKLKAVMEMPADEAYFGLGEFAGPLNRRGYNIQGWNQDTYYWQESRNPMYMTLPMYYGMRPATNGTPARAYGVFFNNPTRPTFRMGTQWGDAYSFEAGDGQLDYYFFGGGADHVPLDVLNRYSELTGYPAKLPKWAYGYHHSRHSYWVQHQVHTLLDQFRQYGVPLDAVYLDIGSQDNYHQMTFNAGYTNVSGLIQYAAGKGVRVVPLIEPLMKTSDPLYGEAYANLHFLKANDLSTYVGTNFLGNVSWLDFSSSFAREWWKAKMTNYLHQYPFAGIWNDLNEPNENAMALNVVYYCDDRYGGGTNNNDSRKWHQVNKNTFNVRQTSLTYDTLKTRDPAGRPFVLSRSGWPGVQAYAGGWSGDNISSWDHLRHNIRLGISVMISGQAMFGHDIGGFINHPSNEMMTRWVQWGVFNPFARAHSMDVEGEPDRPPWAFDSPYFEIIREHIRFRYELMPYLYTLAHRSTTNGAPMNTPPAFHFRADGNMYATNSQLNEYDFMVGDALLVAPVWTEGARQREVYLPYGTWWYDYRFDTRHGGGQTLTVPASVASIPLFVREGSIVPMGPWMNYTDESEPDYLDLHVWPAASAEFTLYEDDGSTTNYLAGQYAASRLTSQTNASSFSFTVGARQGSYDPGERDYFIVAHGVPPASGVTLGGSAVTRVAPAAIRTNAGAAWCYDAALRRLTVKVPDTGGERAVVATYRGSETAAPAAYTSSYSNMAVAGTFNNWNEGSRNMRKVTNNTWAAVLELPATNLIEFKFVSNDSWTTNWGDLNQGSQQVPISGTADSSALNIVATNLAGGLYTFRFNDQTLAYSVQTAVSSDSDGDGMDDEWESDYGFQPLNRNDAADDESGSGMSNLSKYIAGLDPLSATATFDVEGLFSADSGGFQLHWEAVSGRFYGVWYNTNDLRSPDWREIPGLTNLVGHGPTNAVDTNTSSDLRFYRLGVRRP, encoded by the coding sequence ATGAGCATATACATTCGATTTCCGACCAAGGCGGCGTGTATCATCCTGCCGCTGTTGGCGCTTTCGGGCCGGGCGGCGATCCAAACCAACGGCCCGGTGTCGTCGGTGCAGGTGCTGACCAACGCGGCCTCCGGCAACCGGAGTTTCCTCTTTCACCTGTCCCCGACCGGCGCAGTGGAAGTCGCGCCGCATGCCCCGGACGTGGTGCGGGTCCGGTTCCACTGGGATTCGCTGTGGGACAAGGAGGAGGTCGGCATCGCCAAGCCGTTCTCGAACTGGCCGTCGTTCGGAATCGGGTTCAGCGACAACGGCAGCACGCAGTTCGTCTTCACGACCACGCAGGTTCGCGTGGAGATCGAGAAGACGCCTGCTTTCAACATCCGGTTCAAGGACCCGTCCGGTTACGAACTGCTGCGTGCGCGGCGGATGGAATACGACTGGGACTACCAGCCGGCGAGCGACAGCTCCTACGAGATGGTCAACTGGGGCTCCGTGTCGGTCAGCAACCTGCCGAACGGCTTCAAGCTGAAGGCGGTCATGGAGATGCCCGCCGACGAGGCGTACTTCGGCCTGGGCGAGTTCGCGGGGCCGCTGAACCGGCGCGGCTACAACATCCAGGGCTGGAACCAGGACACGTATTACTGGCAGGAATCCCGGAACCCGATGTACATGACGCTGCCGATGTACTACGGGATGCGTCCGGCGACGAACGGGACCCCGGCGCGGGCGTACGGCGTATTCTTCAACAACCCGACGCGCCCGACCTTCCGCATGGGCACGCAGTGGGGCGACGCCTATTCCTTCGAGGCGGGGGACGGCCAGCTCGATTACTACTTCTTCGGCGGCGGGGCCGATCATGTTCCGCTGGACGTGCTGAACCGCTACTCCGAGCTGACGGGCTACCCCGCGAAGCTGCCGAAGTGGGCCTACGGCTACCACCATTCGCGCCACTCCTACTGGGTGCAGCACCAGGTCCATACGCTGCTCGACCAGTTCCGGCAGTACGGCGTGCCGCTGGACGCGGTGTACCTCGACATCGGCTCGCAGGACAACTACCACCAGATGACGTTCAACGCGGGCTACACGAACGTCTCCGGCCTGATCCAGTACGCGGCGGGCAAAGGGGTGCGCGTCGTGCCCCTGATCGAGCCGCTGATGAAGACCAGCGACCCGCTGTACGGCGAGGCCTACGCCAACCTGCATTTCCTCAAGGCTAACGACTTGTCCACCTACGTCGGCACGAATTTCCTGGGCAACGTCTCCTGGCTGGACTTCAGCAGCTCGTTCGCGCGGGAATGGTGGAAGGCAAAGATGACGAATTACCTGCACCAGTATCCCTTCGCCGGCATCTGGAACGATCTCAACGAGCCCAACGAAAATGCGATGGCGCTGAACGTCGTGTACTACTGCGACGACCGGTACGGCGGCGGCACGAACAACAACGACAGCCGCAAGTGGCACCAGGTCAACAAGAACACCTTCAACGTCCGGCAGACCTCGCTGACGTACGATACGCTGAAGACCCGCGACCCGGCCGGCCGCCCTTTCGTCTTGAGCCGCTCGGGCTGGCCCGGGGTACAGGCCTATGCCGGAGGGTGGAGCGGTGACAACATCTCGAGCTGGGATCACCTGCGGCACAACATCCGGCTGGGAATCAGCGTCATGATCTCCGGCCAGGCAATGTTCGGCCACGACATCGGCGGGTTCATCAACCACCCGTCCAACGAGATGATGACCCGCTGGGTGCAGTGGGGCGTCTTCAACCCGTTTGCCCGGGCGCACTCGATGGACGTCGAGGGCGAGCCCGATCGCCCGCCCTGGGCGTTTGACAGCCCGTACTTCGAGATTATCCGCGAGCACATTCGCTTCCGGTACGAGCTCATGCCTTACCTGTACACGCTGGCGCACCGGTCCACGACCAACGGTGCGCCGATGAATACGCCTCCCGCCTTCCACTTCCGCGCTGACGGCAACATGTACGCCACCAACAGCCAGCTCAACGAATACGATTTCATGGTGGGCGATGCGCTGCTCGTGGCGCCGGTCTGGACGGAAGGCGCCCGGCAGCGCGAAGTCTATCTGCCGTACGGCACGTGGTGGTACGACTATCGCTTCGACACCCGGCACGGCGGCGGACAGACCCTCACGGTGCCGGCGTCCGTTGCGTCGATTCCTCTCTTTGTCCGCGAGGGTTCCATCGTCCCGATGGGTCCCTGGATGAACTACACGGATGAAAGCGAGCCCGACTACCTGGACCTGCACGTCTGGCCCGCGGCTTCCGCCGAGTTCACCCTTTACGAGGACGACGGGTCGACCACCAACTACCTGGCCGGCCAGTACGCTGCCTCGCGACTGACCAGCCAGACCAACGCCTCCTCGTTTTCCTTCACCGTCGGAGCGCGGCAGGGCTCCTACGACCCCGGCGAGCGGGATTATTTCATCGTGGCCCATGGCGTGCCGCCCGCGAGCGGCGTGACGCTGGGAGGCTCGGCAGTGACCCGCGTGGCGCCCGCCGCCATCCGCACGAATGCCGGCGCGGCCTGGTGCTACGATGCCGCGCTTCGCCGCCTGACCGTTAAAGTGCCCGATACCGGCGGTGAGCGAGCGGTCGTGGCGACCTACCGGGGCTCGGAAACCGCTGCGCCGGCGGCCTACACGTCCAGCTACAGCAACATGGCCGTCGCGGGCACCTTCAACAACTGGAACGAAGGCTCGCGAAACATGCGGAAGGTGACGAACAACACCTGGGCCGCCGTGCTGGAGCTGCCGGCCACCAACCTGATCGAGTTCAAGTTCGTCTCCAATGACTCGTGGACGACCAATTGGGGCGACCTGAACCAGGGCAGCCAGCAGGTGCCGATTTCCGGCACCGCGGATTCCTCGGCCCTCAACATCGTGGCCACCAACCTGGCGGGCGGTCTCTACACTTTCCGGTTCAACGACCAGACCCTCGCCTACTCGGTGCAGACGGCCGTGTCGTCCGACAGCGACGGCGACGGCATGGACGACGAGTGGGAGTCGGACTACGGCTTCCAGCCGCTCAACCGCAACGATGCCGCGGACGACGAGAGCGGCAGCGGCATGAGCAATCTCTCCAAGTACATCGCGGGGCTCGACCCGTTGAGCGCAACGGCGACGTTCGATGTGGAGGGCCTGTTCTCGGCGGACAGCGGCGGATTTCAGCTTCACTGGGAAGCCGTCAGCGGGCGATTCTACGGCGTCTGGTACAACACGAACGACCTGCGGTCGCCCGACTGGCGGGAGATCCCGGGACTGACCAACCTGGTCGGCCATGGCCCGACCAATGCGGTGGACACGAACACGAGTTCCGACCTGCGCTTTTACCGCCTCGGCGTTCGGCGGCCGTGA